The Apodemus sylvaticus chromosome 22, mApoSyl1.1, whole genome shotgun sequence genome includes a region encoding these proteins:
- the LOC127673213 gene encoding zinc finger protein 431-like, protein MKRTYERRLVKSSYSRKQQCFGDATFDDVHVKFTEEEWNLLDPSQKSLYKNVMLETYLNLKAIGYNWEEHHLEEHCQNNRSHERTHTGEKPHECNQCGKAFACHSDLQRHQRTHTGEKPYECNQCGKAFAQHNALQRHKRTHTREKPYECNQCGKAFAQHSDLQRHKRTHNGEKPYECHQCGKAFAQRSHLQYHKRTHTGEKTY, encoded by the exons atgaagagaacctatgagaggcgATTGGTGAAATctagttacagcagaaagcagcagtgttttggagatgcca cttttgatgatgtgcatgtgaaattcactgaggaagagtggaatttgctggatccttcccagaagagtctctacaaaaatgtgatgttggaaacctacctgaacctcaaagctatag gctataattgggaagagcatcatcttgaagaacattgtcaaaataatagaagtcatgaaag aacacatactggagagaaacctcatgaatgtaatcaatgtggtaaagcctttgcatgtcacagtgatctccaaagacatcaaagaacacatactggagagaaaccttatgaatgtaatcaatgtggtaaagcctttgcacagcacaatgctctccaaagacataaaagaacacatacaagagaaaaaccttatgaatgtaatcaatgtggtaaagcctttgcacagcacagtgatctccaaagacataaaagaacacataatggagagaaaccttatgagtgccatcaatgtggtaaagcctttgcacagcgcagtcatctccagtatcataaaagaacacatactggagagaaaacttattaa